The region TTGCAGCCATCACGACTGCTTCTGAAATGGTCATCAGATTGTGCAGGTCAAGCGCGGTGTGCCAGCCCGGGTTGTAGTCCCGCTTACCACCGGAGCCCATCACTTCCGCGCGGGCCTTGAGCTTCTTCAACTCTTCCTGGGCCTCGGCGAGGCCTTCGTCTTCGCGCGCGATGCCCGCCTTGTCCTGCATGAGCGCTTGTAGCTCTGACTGGAGACGATACGGCCCCACATCCGCGCCTGGGTCACGCGACAACGGCGCGAGCGCTTCTCGCTCCGCCGCTTCGACCTCCGCGTCGTCGATCTGAGGCGCACCATTTTCCTGAGCGAACTTCGCGGCGTACTCACCCGCCCTTTTTCCAAACACCAAGAGATCGGAGAGCGAATTGCCACCCAGACGGTTCGCTCCATGCAGACCGCCACCACACTCACCCGCAGCGAACAGGCCAGGCACGGTGGTGCACATCTGCGTGTCGCCGTCAACCTTGATGCCACCCATCACATAGTGCGTGGTCGGCCCGACTTCCATCGGCTCCTTCGTGATATCGATGCCCGCCAGCTCTTTGAACTGGTGGTACATGCTCGGGAGCTTCTTTTTGATGTGGGCTTCTGAGTCTTTGATCTTCTCCTTGACCCACGCGATGTCGAGGAACGCGCCGCCATGCGGACTACCGCGCCCTTCCTTGACTTCCTTCACGATCTTACGAGCCACGTGATCACGCGTGAGCAGTTCAGGAGGCCTGCGGGCTTCGCGGTCCCCAATCACGTACCGCCAGCCTTCCTCGGGTGTGTCCGCCGTAGAGCCCTGATACAAGGGTGGAATGTCATCGAACATGAAGCGTTTGCCTTCACTGTTCTTCAGGATCCCACCTTCCCCACGAACGCCTTCCGTGACGAGGATTCCACGCACGGACGGCGGCCACATCATACCGGTCGGGTGGAATTGAACGAACTCCATATCCACCAATTCAGCACCCGCATGGTAAGCCAGCGCGTGTCCGTCTCCTGTGTATTCCCAACTATTGCTGGTCACCAGGAACGCTCGCCCGATCCCGCCGGTTGCGAGAACAACAGCCTTCGCTTTGAAGAGGATGAACTCGCCCGTGTCACGATCGTAAGCGAACGCACCCGCCACCCGGTCGCCGTCCTTGAACAGCTGATGAACGGTCACCTCCATATGAATGTCGATGCCCTGGTGAATCCCATGGTCCTGCAGAGTCCGGATCATCTCCAGCCCAGTCCGATCTCCCACGTGAGCCAGCCGCGGATACGCGTGTCCACCGAAATTACGCTGGTTCATCTTTCCGTCAGGAGTGCGATCCATGAGCGCACCCCAGCTCTCGAGCTCTCGGACCCGATCGGGAGCCTCTTTGGCATGGATCTCAGCCATACGCCAGTTGTTGAGGTACTGGCCGCCGCGCATGGTATCCGCGAAGTGGACCTTCCAACTGTCCCGCTCGTCCGCGTTGGCCAGTGCCGCCGCGCACCCACCTTCGGCCATTACCGTGTGGGCCTTTCCGAGCAGCGATTTGCACACCAACCCTACAGATACCCCTGCCGAAGCGGCTTCAATTGCCGCCCGTAGCCCAGCCCCACCTGCTCCGATGATCAGGACGTCGTGCTCAACAATTTTATGGTCAGCCATTAGAAGAGCCTCCAGTCGATGAACACGCCCGTGGCGCACAGTCGGACATAGACGTCGGTCAGCGCGACCCAGACCAGGCTGAACCATGCGAAACGCATGTGGCTCTTATTGCACCAAGTAACACAGTCGTAGGCCTTCTTCCGAAGCGGACGGCCAGACAGGATGTCGAGCCCGCCGCCGACCAGATGGCGAAGCGAGTGACAGCCGAACGTGTACAGACTGAGCAGCACGACGTTGGTGGTCAGCACCAACGTCCCGATGCTCACGCCGAATTGATCGTACTCACCCGTGCCTGCGGTCGACTCGAACCAGAGTGCGTTCCAGGCATCCTTCGTGAGAAAGACCAAGAGCAGGAGCGCGAACGGCAGCGTGTACCGATGCAAGTTCTGCATGATGAGGGGCAGGTGCCGCTCACCGAGGTAGGAGTTACGCGGTTCACCGACCGAACATGCCACCGGATCCGCCCAGAATGCCTTGTAGTAGGCACCCCGGTAGTAGTAGCACGTGAGTCGGAAGCTCACCGGCATCCACATGACGAGCATCGCCGGAGAATAGATCAAGAAATCCGGCCAGAAGCCGGGAGCCCCCGGAGATTCGATCAACGCGTGGTGGCTGGGCCAGAACAGAAGCGGCGAGAAGAACGGCGACAACAGATTCGCTGACTCGGCCCCCGCGGCGCCGAAGAGCACGGCCCACGTCGAATAGAGGATGAACGAACTGAAGACCGTAAAGACGAGGAGGGGTTGGACCCACCATGCGTCGTCGCGCATGGTCTCCCCGAATTTCCGTTTGACCGGAAGGGCCGTGACTTTGGACGGCATTGAAGACCTTTTGCGGTGCTGAAGCACCGATAGAAGGTTCGCAGGCTGGCGGAAACGTCAGGTACGATAACGCGGCGGGATGTCGTAATATGCCAGCACCGGGGCGCACGGCAACGCCCTCCGCGTTACTCGACTTCGAGCACCGTCAGAGGGCGTTCGAAATGCCCTGCTCGAGTCTCGGCCAAGTCATCGATTTGCTTACGTTCGGAGGCTGGCATCTCTGGCACTGAGACACAAAATTATTCTATGAAAACAATTTACGATCCGGCCTCGTGTTCGGCCCTCATTGAGCGCCTCGAACGACTTAGGCATGACACCGAAGGGCTGTGGGGCCGCATGACAGCACCTCGAGCCGTCTGCCACTTGAGTGACACCTTCCGTGCCAGCCTCGGGGACACGCATCATGCGCAGGTCGGTACCGTCCTACATCGTACCGTCATTCGATTCGTGGCTTTGAGCACCCCGATGAAGTGGCCGCGGGGAGCGAAAACCCTGCCCGCCTTCGATCAAGAAAAGGGCGGCACCCCACCGGCGGACTTCGACGCCGATGTCCGTGACCTCAAAGCGTTGGTCGTCCGGTTCACAGGATCCGCGGGGGTGGGCCTCTACCCCCATGCCGCGTTTGGTGCGTTGACCGCCGGGGAGTGGGGGCGATGGGGATACCGACATATGGACCATCACCTGCGCCAATTCGGCAAGTAGCGGACGAGTCCTCCACCGCAGACGATAGAGAGCGCCTGGCCTAGAGCGACCGATTGGACTGACGCCTAGCGTGCGCCCTCGACCTGTTTCTCCGCAGCGACCTTCTTCGCAACGTCCGGGGGAGCAGGCTCATAACCGGCGAGAGCCCGCGAATGATGTCCCCGACCCTGCGTGATCGATCGCAGCGTGGCTGCGTACTTGTACAACTCAGACTCTGGCACCATGGCCTTGATCGTGGTCCGCCCGCCCGACGGGTCCATCCCGAGAACCTTACCGCGCCGTGAGGTGAGGTCACCCATGATGTCTCCCACGTACTCATCGGGCGTGGTCACCGCGACCTCGATCACCGGCTCCAGCAATACGGGTCCGCACTTCTCGGCAACGGACTTGAAGGCATGGGAGCCCGCGAGCTTGAACGCGATATCGGAAGAGTCGACGGCGTGGTAAGACCCGTCGTAGCACTCAGCCGCAAAATCGACGAGCGGGAAACCAGCGATCACACCTCCGCCCGACGCCTCTCGAATGCCGCGGTCGACGGACGGTAGGTATTTCGAGGGGATCACTCCGCCCTTAATGGAATTAACGAACTCGTAGCCGGCGCCGCGCGGTTTGGGCTTCATGCGGATCCAGCAGTCGCCGAACTGGCCACGGCCCCCGGACTGCTTCTTGTGACGTCCCTGCCCCTCAGCTGACTTCGAGATAGTCTCGCGGTACGCGATCTTGGGCCGCTCGGTCACGACCTTCACGCCGTACTTCCGCGCCATACGCTCGAATTGGATGTCGAGGTGGAGTTCCCCCACGCCATACGCGATGGTCTGGTGCAGTTCACCATTGAACGCCGCTGAGAACGTGGGGTCTTCCTCGCGCAGCTTGGGAAGCACCTCGCCCAGCTTGTCCTCATCGTTCCGCGTTACACCCTTGATCGCGACGGAGATGTCCGCGTTCGGAAACTGGACCTTGTCCAACGAGATCTTGGCGCCCTTCTCGTTCAACGAGTCATTCGTGTGTGTGTGCTTGAGCTTCGCGACGACTCCGATGTCCCCCGCATGAAGCTTGGTCACCTCGAGGCGTTCCTTCCCGAGCGGAATACTGAGGTGATTGAGCTTCTCGGGCTGACCGTCCGATGCGTTCACGACCTCGGAGCCGTTCGCTACCGACCCTGAGAAGATCCGGAAGTACGAGAGTTCACCCACGTGTGGCTCCGCCGCAGTCTTGAAGACCAAGGCAGCCAAGGCACCGTTGTCATCTGCCCTTAGCTCCGAGCCTCCAGCAATCTCCACACCCGCCTCGGCCGGATTCGGGCACAACTCGACGAGCTTCCGGAGCAATGCCTGCATACCGTACGTCTTAGGGGAAGCACCGCAGAAGACGGGATACACCTCGTTGCGCGACATCCCGAGCGCCATCGCCTCGATGGCTTCTTCCCGGGAGATGTGTCCACCCTCCAGGTACTTCTCCAGTAACGACTCGTCTGTCGTGGCAAGAGATTCCTGCAGCTCCGTCTCCCATTGGGCCTCTTTGTCCTTCAGCTCATCCGGGATGTCCGTCTCGTCGTACTCGCCCTTGGTGGTACCCTTCGAGTAGAGGTGTGCCTTCTCGCTGAAGAGATTGATGATGCCGTGGAAGTCCCCACCCTCTCCGACCGGGATCTCCACCGGTAGAGCAGCCTCAGTGAGGCCTTTGATTTGTTTGAACACCCCTTCAAAGTCCGCATGCTCTTTATCCATCATGGAAACAAAAAAGATCCGGGGGATTCCCCGGGCCTCGCAGTACTCCCAGACGCGTTCAGTGCCCACCTCTACGCCGGAGGTG is a window of Longimicrobiales bacterium DNA encoding:
- the fusA gene encoding elongation factor G; the encoded protein is MASGKEYTTDRIRNVAVLGHGGAGKTSLVDALCWVSGTTKRHGSVDDGTALTMHSPEEHAHDISIQMTPAFAEHLNTKINLLDTPGYLDFTGEAISAVRVADAAIIVVSATSGVEVGTERVWEYCEARGIPRIFFVSMMDKEHADFEGVFKQIKGLTEAALPVEIPVGEGGDFHGIINLFSEKAHLYSKGTTKGEYDETDIPDELKDKEAQWETELQESLATTDESLLEKYLEGGHISREEAIEAMALGMSRNEVYPVFCGASPKTYGMQALLRKLVELCPNPAEAGVEIAGGSELRADDNGALAALVFKTAAEPHVGELSYFRIFSGSVANGSEVVNASDGQPEKLNHLSIPLGKERLEVTKLHAGDIGVVAKLKHTHTNDSLNEKGAKISLDKVQFPNADISVAIKGVTRNDEDKLGEVLPKLREEDPTFSAAFNGELHQTIAYGVGELHLDIQFERMARKYGVKVVTERPKIAYRETISKSAEGQGRHKKQSGGRGQFGDCWIRMKPKPRGAGYEFVNSIKGGVIPSKYLPSVDRGIREASGGGVIAGFPLVDFAAECYDGSYHAVDSSDIAFKLAGSHAFKSVAEKCGPVLLEPVIEVAVTTPDEYVGDIMGDLTSRRGKVLGMDPSGGRTTIKAMVPESELYKYAATLRSITQGRGHHSRALAGYEPAPPDVAKKVAAEKQVEGAR
- a CDS encoding fumarate reductase/succinate dehydrogenase flavoprotein subunit, with amino-acid sequence MADHKIVEHDVLIIGAGGAGLRAAIEAASAGVSVGLVCKSLLGKAHTVMAEGGCAAALANADERDSWKVHFADTMRGGQYLNNWRMAEIHAKEAPDRVRELESWGALMDRTPDGKMNQRNFGGHAYPRLAHVGDRTGLEMIRTLQDHGIHQGIDIHMEVTVHQLFKDGDRVAGAFAYDRDTGEFILFKAKAVVLATGGIGRAFLVTSNSWEYTGDGHALAYHAGAELVDMEFVQFHPTGMMWPPSVRGILVTEGVRGEGGILKNSEGKRFMFDDIPPLYQGSTADTPEEGWRYVIGDREARRPPELLTRDHVARKIVKEVKEGRGSPHGGAFLDIAWVKEKIKDSEAHIKKKLPSMYHQFKELAGIDITKEPMEVGPTTHYVMGGIKVDGDTQMCTTVPGLFAAGECGGGLHGANRLGGNSLSDLLVFGKRAGEYAAKFAQENGAPQIDDAEVEAAEREALAPLSRDPGADVGPYRLQSELQALMQDKAGIAREDEGLAEAQEELKKLKARAEVMGSGGKRDYNPGWHTALDLHNLMTISEAVVMAAKARQESRGAHSRIDHLEKKKEWSTFNHVIVKGDNGEMELRREPIPQIRQELQDIIEEQG
- a CDS encoding DUF1569 domain-containing protein codes for the protein MKTIYDPASCSALIERLERLRHDTEGLWGRMTAPRAVCHLSDTFRASLGDTHHAQVGTVLHRTVIRFVALSTPMKWPRGAKTLPAFDQEKGGTPPADFDADVRDLKALVVRFTGSAGVGLYPHAAFGALTAGEWGRWGYRHMDHHLRQFGK